The stretch of DNA TGACGTTGGTGGGGTGTCCCTTGACAAAATAGGGGAGGTTGAAGGCCCCGGGGATATGCCCCAGGGCCTCGAACTTCTCACTGGGCCGGTTGTCGATGAATATCACGTCGTCCCGGCCGAGCAAGGCCCGGGACTCGGCCGTGTCCAGAATGGTCACCTGGGCTGAATCCAGTCGATCGACGCTTTTCGGATCCACTCGGGCGAATTGCTGGTCTTGGCCCAGGGCGTGCCAAGACCAGGCAAAGCTCAAGGCCATCAGGAAGAAAAGGCTTCCGAGAATAGGGTTTTTCATCAGTTCAGCCTGTATATTGAGGTTATTCGGCGACCCCCAGGGCCTTGTCGATCATCTCCTGGGTGGCCGGGTCGAAATAGGCGTTGGCCATGGCCAACGCC from Deltaproteobacteria bacterium encodes:
- a CDS encoding rhodanese-like domain-containing protein, which gives rise to MKNPILGSLFFLMALSFAWSWHALGQDQQFARVDPKSVDRLDSAQVTILDTAESRALLGRDDVIFIDNRPSEKFEALGHIPGAFNLPYFVKGHPTNVMTRDLLAAAVGDKIIVFYCTGNERAFHAAVAAMEWGFPPEKIFWYRGGFNAWTRDQKG